GTTAACGAGCGTTTGATAGGCTTGCTGGTTGATGCGGTCTCCGACATTCTGACGGTTTCCGTAGAACAGATAAAATCCGCTCCTAAAGTAGATACCGATATTGACGAAAATTATGTGGACGGGTTGATTCAGTCTGAAGATAAAATGGTCGTCATACTTAATATTGAAAATCTATTTGATACTAACATGCTTTCCGAGGCTGAAAAAATTGCAGGTAAGGCTGATGTTCCTCAGGAGCAATCTGCCTCGGACAATAAACAACAAAATTAACTTTTACGTAAAAAGAGGAAAACACAATGTCTAATCTAAAAAAACTTTCGGTAAGTAAAAGAGTTTTAATTGCATTCTTTTTTATAATAGGCATGTTTGTCTTTTCTGAGTTTGAGACTTTCATTGCAATGCTGAACCCTGAGTCGGAATGGGATATTAAGAGCGTATCCGTTCTTGCCGCTCTTATTCTTGCAATAGCGATTGCCAAAATAACTAAAGATTCTATAGATGCGACATTGATGGAACAGCAACGGAAAGAGCAAACATTAGACAGCGTTTCATCACAGGTGATGATAGCTGATGAAGATTATAACATCATATACCTGAATCCCGAACTTATGAAAATGATGACCGAAGCTGAGTCCGATATCAAAAAAGACCTGCCGTCTTTTGATATTAAAAAGATAATCGGTGTTAATATAGATACGTTCCATAAGAACCCCGCTCACCAACGTGGCATGCTTGATAGCCTGAAAAGTACCTATAATACTTCAATTAATGTCGGCGGTCGTATATTTGACCTGATAGCTAATCCGGTTATTTTAAACGGCAAAAGGGCAGGAACTGTTGTAGAATGGAAAGACGTTACCAAGCAAAAAGCTTTAGACGAGAGGCTTATTAACAGCCAAGGGCAGATTGATGCACTTAACCGCTCTCAGGCATGTATTGAATTTGACCCTAAAGGCTACATACTGCATGCCAATGAGAATTTCTGTGGTGCTATGGGCTATGACTTAGATGAAATCAAAGGTAAACATCATAGTATTTTCGTTGACCCTGAATATGTTAAATCCTCCGATTACAAAGAATTTTGGGAGAAACTAGGCAAGGGTGAGTTTGCTGCCGACCAATATGTCCGTTATGGTAAGGGCGGTAAAGAAATATGGATTCAGGCAACTTATAACCCTGTTTTAGACAGTAACGGCAAAGTATTTAAAGTTGTTAAGTTTGCCGTAGACGTAACTCACTTGCGTGACGAACAAATGCGTTCCGCACGTATCCAGACATCACTTGATTGTGTAACCTCCAACGTAATGCTGGCTGACGAGAAGAACAACATCATATACATGAACGAATCGGTGGGCGGAATGCTAAGAAAAGCAGAATCGGATATCAGAAAAGATCTGCCTAAATTCGATGTTGATACGGTGGTCGGTTCTAATATCGATATCTTCCACGCAAATCCGGAACATCAAAAATCTATGCTTGAAAAGTTAAGCTCGACTTACAAGACATCTATTAAAGTGGGCGGACGTACGTTTGCTTTGATAGCTAACCCTGTTTTCGGTAAAAAAGGTGAGCGTCTTGGAACCGTTGTCGAATGGAACGATATAACATTAGAACTGGCTATCGAAGAAGAGGTCAAGCAGGTTGTAGACGCTACTACCAAAGGTGACTTTACACAAAGATTATCTTTAGAAGGCAAGGAAGGATTTATGCTGAACCTTTCTAAAGGCATTAATGAGATAGGCGAAGTATCGCACAGAGGCTTGACTGAAACGGTCGGCGTACTTAAATCACTTTCCAAAGGTGACCTTACCGAGCAGATTAACGGTGAATATGAAGGAATGTTCAATGAGATAAAAGAATCCGTTAACGGCACTATAAATCAGTTACGCTCAATAGTAGGTAGAATCAAGGAATCCGCAAGTTCGGTCAACTCTGCATCTAGTGAGATATCCTCAGGCAGTAAGGACTTATCCGAGCGTACCGAACAGCAGGCATCTACTTTAGAAGAAACGGCTGCCTCTATGGAGCAGATAACAGGTGCGGTAAGGCAGAACACCGAAAATTCCAATAGTGCCAACAGCCTTGCCGAAAGTGCCAAAAATGTCGCTACTAAAGGCGGAAATGTTGTAAGCGAGGTTGTAACTGCTATGGGTGGTATTACGGAATCATCACAAAAAATATCCGATATAATAAATGTTATAGACGACATTGCTTTCCAGACCAATCTTCTTGCACTAAATGCAGCGGTTGAGGCGGCAAGAGCCGGAGATGCCGGCAAGGGCTTTGCGGTCGTAGCCTCCGAGGTACGTTCCTTAGCGGGGCGTTCGGCGGCGGCTTCAAAAGATATCAAAACGCTGATAAACGAAAGCTCCGATCAGGTTAAGAGCGGTTCCGAGTTGGTAAATCAGGCAGGAGAAACATTAAAGGAGATAGTCGGTTCGGTTTCTGAAGTTGCTGCTATAATTTCAGAGATAGCCTCGGCAAGCTCCCAGCAGGCAACAGGTATTGAGGAAATAAATTCCGCAGTCGCCCAAATGGATGAGATGACACAGCAAAATGCCGCATTAGTAGAAGAAAATACGGCAGCTGCACAATCTCTTGTTGATCAAGCATATGGTCTTGCGGAGTTGATATCGTTCTTTAGGATTGAAGACGCTGATGAAGGACAAATGTACGCTGCGGCTAAGGTAGCGTCTATGGGCAGAGCTTCGACACCGGTTGCAAGCAAGCCTGCGGTCGCTTCGCATTCTCAGCCAAAACCAAAAGTTCAATCTGTCAAATCCGCTCCGGCAAAACCGGAGAAAGTTACACCTATATCAAGCAAATATGACGATGACTGGGAAGAATTCTAGTCCTACCGATAAAAAACAAGCCCTCTAAAAAAAACGGGGGCTTATTTTTATCCGGTTGAATATAAATTTTATGGAGTTTAAAAAATGGTTGTATTGAGTAAAGAAGAAGAACAGGCAAAAACGGCTGCTAAAGAAGAGATAAATGAAACTCTGAACAGGATATTTGCCCAAATGAACAAAGCTTTAGCCGATAAAAGCCCTGACGAGATAGCAAAAGAAAGAATTGACGAAACCCTGAACGCCCTTTTTGAGGCGGTAAACCAGAGTACCTATCAGGGCAAGAAAACAAAAATACCTGATTTCAAAAGAATAATTAACGGCGAGTTTTAGTGATTATTGAACTATAACTAACAAGGAGCCTATAAACGCTTTCGTCAATATTTTAGCATGTCTTGTCGCATATGCGTATAAAATTGACGAACCTAAAATTAAAGCTTTTTTGATTGAGGATTAAACGAGTTTGGGTTAGGTAGTAATATATCTCTCGGACGATACCCTTTTTAATATCCTTAGTACACATGTGGAAAAAACCATTTCTTTTGATGACATGAGGTAAAATAGCTGCTATACGTTGGCTTCACTCTTAAATTGTATCTGTATTTCATTTTAAATCTGCAATATGAATTATTTTGTTCAAGCCTTAGCATTTATAATCTTATTTACCGGTCTGCATTCAAAGTCAAATGCACAGGATTATATTGCGGACAATATAAAAGAAAGCTCTAAAAAGCCTGCCGAAATTGAAGCTGATTCAATGGACTATGATAAGGAAGCTAAAATAGTTACGGCTGAAGGCAAGGTTGAGGTTACACAAGGCGGTATAGTGCTTTTTGCCGATAAGGTAACATACGACCAAAACACCAATGTAGTGAAGGCTATCGGAAATATAAGTATTATGGAACAGGGCGGCAATGTTATGTTCGCCGATAGTATGGAACTCAAAGACGACCTAAAACAGGGTATTATACATAATTTTAAAATTAAGTTCATTGACGACTCACGCATGTGGGGAACAAATGCACAAAGGGTAAATGAGAAACTTACCGTACTTGAGAATATTCACTACACTCCGTGTAAGATGTGCGAGGAAAATCCTGAAAAACCACCTCTGTGGCAGGTAAGGGCAAAGAAGGCTACCATTGATGAGAAAGAACAGCGTGTAAAATATAACCATGCGTTCTTTGAGATTAAAGGAGTTCCCGCCCTCTACACTCCTTATATTTCACACCCTACACCCGATGCCAAAAGGAAAAGCGGTTTTTTAATTCCTAAATATTCAACCGATAAAATATTCGGAACAACGGTAAAAACACCTTATTACTATAATATATCCCCTAATAAAGATCTTACGTTAACACCTATATTCACTAGCAAGGAAGGACCTATACTTGCCGGAGATTACCGCCACCTTTTCCAAAGCGGTTCTATGAATATAAAGGGTAGTATAACCAATCCTAATAGGGTAGATGTTAACGGCAACGAGATAAGCGGCAATGAAATACGAGGTCATATCGAAGGAAGCGGTGATTTCAGAATAACCGAATTATGGAGTTGGGGATTCATCGGCAAGCGTTCTACGGACGACACATATCTGGAAAAATACGATTTTGGCGAAGAGGATACTTTAACATCGAGAGTTTTTGCAACCGCAATTGATAACAGGAATTACATCCACACCGAATCAATAACGTTCCAAGGGCTAAGGGAGAATGACGACCCTGGTTCTACACCGTTAATACTTCCTAGTGTGACGGCACATTATGAGACTCTGCCCGGTTTTCACGGTTCACGCTTTATAGCCGATGCCAACCTTATGGTGCTGACACGTGATGATGGCGTAAGCTCAAACAGGCTTTCTTTAAAAGGCGGTTGGAACATACCTCATATTACTAAGTCGGGTCATGTATTCGAACTGAAAACCTCCCTGCGAGGAGACGCTTATTTTGTTGACGAGGTACTAGAAAATCCCTCTGATCCTAACAGTCAGGAGCTTGACGGTTCAGTCGCCAGATTTATCCCTGAGGCAAAGTTAAGCTGGAAATTACCTGTAGTTAATAAAATATATGACAGGCAGGTGTTCCTTGAGCCTACCGCTAATTTCATCGTAAGCCCTTATGGAGGCAACCCCGATAAGATACCTAACGAAGATGCACAGGACATTGAATTTTCGGACGAAAACCTTTTTGACTCAAACCATTTTACCGGTTATGACAGAATTGAGAGCGGACCGAGGTTCAATTACGGTCTAAGAGGAAGGGTATCTGATAAAGATTATGGCGATCTTAGTTTTCTTTTCGGTCAGAACTACCATTTCAAAGAGAATAACAACTTCAGTGCGAGAACCGGTTTAGACGATCATTTCTCCGATTATGTAGGACGTATCGGCTACCATAAGGATGACAAGTTCAACCTTGCTTACCGTTTCAGGGCAGATGATGAGACGTTTACATTGAACAGAAACGAAATAACTGCCGATGTAAAGATTGCTCCTGTAACTTTCAATCTTGATTATCTTTCTGTTGATAAAAACTTTGATACCACTACCACAAGCCAAGGCAATGACAATCGTGAGTTAGTTATTGCCAGTGCTTCGGTTGATCTTAATAATCAGTGGAATGTTTCGGGCGGCGGTCACCGTGACTTAGAGGACGGTGAGTGGGTATATACCAAGGCAAACCTTTTATATAAGGGAGACTGTGTTAACGTAAACTTTTCATGGTTCAAAGAATTCACACGTGACCGTGACATCAGACCCAATACAACTCTTGCCTTGCAAATATCTTTGAAAAATTTAGGATACTAGAATATAATTATTTTTTCGTTATTATTCCGATAAATTTATTATAATTGACGAAGTGTTACGAAAAATAAAAAATACCATATTTAGTAAAAGCAGCAAAAAAATTATGAAATATATATTATCTATTTTATTTACAATATCAGTTTTGTTCGGCACCGGTTCGATTGCCAAGAACTTTGAGATAGTCGCTATTGTCGGTGATACCGCAATATCTACCGTTGACCTGAATGAAAGGCTTGAACTTTCTATAGTATCGTCAGGATTACCGAATAATAATGAGACAAGGCAAAAGCTGAAGCCCCAGATAATAAAGACACTTATTGACGAGGCTTTATATACGCAGGAAGCTCGGCAATATCGCATTGAAGTAACAGAATCGGACATGGATAATGCGATAGCTAACCTTGAAAACCAAAATAACCTTAAGCTGGGGGAGTTCGATAATTTCTTAAAAAAGAACAATATTCCGATTGATGCTATGAAAAAGCAAATAAGTTCACAGGTTATCTGGACTAAACTACTTTCACAGCAGGTACGCCCCCAGATAGTGATAACCGATGTGGAAATCGAAGAAAAAATGGAACATATCTCAAACTTATCGGGAATATCTGAGTTAGACCTGTCCGAGATAGTATTACCTGTCGATTCCCCTTCTGATGAAAAACGGGTAAGGTTGCTGGCTGAAAAACTGCATGAAGAAATAAAAAACGGTGCTAAATTTGAATCTATCGCAAAAGAATTTTCGCATAGCTCAACCGCTTCATCAGGCGGTTCATTAGGTTGGATAAGGGAAGAACATGCAACAAAAGAAATAATTTCAAAGGTTCGCAACCTTCAGGTGGGTGAGATATCACGCCCGTTTTTTGTTAACGGACAGTATTACATAATGAAGC
The Alphaproteobacteria bacterium CG11_big_fil_rev_8_21_14_0_20_39_49 DNA segment above includes these coding regions:
- a CDS encoding chemotaxis protein → MSNLKKLSVSKRVLIAFFFIIGMFVFSEFETFIAMLNPESEWDIKSVSVLAALILAIAIAKITKDSIDATLMEQQRKEQTLDSVSSQVMIADEDYNIIYLNPELMKMMTEAESDIKKDLPSFDIKKIIGVNIDTFHKNPAHQRGMLDSLKSTYNTSINVGGRIFDLIANPVILNGKRAGTVVEWKDVTKQKALDERLINSQGQIDALNRSQACIEFDPKGYILHANENFCGAMGYDLDEIKGKHHSIFVDPEYVKSSDYKEFWEKLGKGEFAADQYVRYGKGGKEIWIQATYNPVLDSNGKVFKVVKFAVDVTHLRDEQMRSARIQTSLDCVTSNVMLADEKNNIIYMNESVGGMLRKAESDIRKDLPKFDVDTVVGSNIDIFHANPEHQKSMLEKLSSTYKTSIKVGGRTFALIANPVFGKKGERLGTVVEWNDITLELAIEEEVKQVVDATTKGDFTQRLSLEGKEGFMLNLSKGINEIGEVSHRGLTETVGVLKSLSKGDLTEQINGEYEGMFNEIKESVNGTINQLRSIVGRIKESASSVNSASSEISSGSKDLSERTEQQASTLEETAASMEQITGAVRQNTENSNSANSLAESAKNVATKGGNVVSEVVTAMGGITESSQKISDIINVIDDIAFQTNLLALNAAVEAARAGDAGKGFAVVASEVRSLAGRSAAASKDIKTLINESSDQVKSGSELVNQAGETLKEIVGSVSEVAAIISEIASASSQQATGIEEINSAVAQMDEMTQQNAALVEENTAAAQSLVDQAYGLAELISFFRIEDADEGQMYAAAKVASMGRASTPVASKPAVASHSQPKPKVQSVKSAPAKPEKVTPISSKYDDDWEEF